Proteins co-encoded in one Prunus persica cultivar Lovell chromosome G6, Prunus_persica_NCBIv2, whole genome shotgun sequence genomic window:
- the LOC18775316 gene encoding uncharacterized protein LOC18775316 has product MALSLSSPTAITCSKLHDNSSLQFNTSNTYKRSPNAVSVKCASTEPPAAGAGSAGRKSKLEIGSPIIVVEAPRMIKTAASVPCLRVNSGLVKPGDVGRIVSRKPMDVWAVRLSIGTYLIDGKYFKPLELELDS; this is encoded by the exons ATGGCATTATCCTTGTCTTCCCCGACTGCAATTACATGCTCCAAGCTCCATGACAATTCAAGCCTTCAATTCAACACCTCAAACACCTACAAACGAAGTCCAAATGCAGTGAGCGTCAAATGTGCATCGACAGAGCCACCGGCAGCAGGGGCCGGATCGGCGGGGAGGAAATCCAAGCTTGAGATAGGCTCTCCTATCATCGTAGTTGAGGCTCCAAGAATGATAAAAACCGCGGCATCGGTTCCATGCCTCAGGGTCAACTCCGGCTTGGTCAAACCCGGTGATGTTGGAAG AATTGTGTCAAGAAAGCCTATGGATGTGTGGGCAGTACGGCTTTCAATTGGCACTTATCTCATTGATGGCAAATACTTCAAGCCCTTGGAGTTAGAGCTTGACTCATAG
- the LOC109949813 gene encoding uncharacterized protein LOC109949813, producing MEHKAMVCWCGKNATIRTSWTISNPGRRFAMCAKGKGGCDFWVWYDVEMCEGSKVVIPGLLKSWDKLENSLAKARRREKVLWAILVVSWMLIAMFFFGGNGGSDRLKMKTLELA from the exons ATGGAGCATAAGGCGATGGTGTGTTGGTGTGGTAAGAATGCAACAATCCGAACCTCGTGGACAATTTCGAATCCTGGGAGGCGATTCGCTATGTGTGCAAAG GGTAAAGGAGGTTGTGATTTCTGGGTTTGGTATGATGTGGAAATGTGTGAAGGGTCTAAAGTTGTGATTCCGGGGTTGTTAAAATCATGGGATAAGTTGGAGAATTCACTAGCAAAGGCTAGACGCAGAGAGAAGGTTCTTTGGGCAATATTGGTAGTGTCGTGGATGCTTATTGCAATGTTCTTCTTCGGAGGGAATGGTGGATCAGATAGACTAAAGATGAAGACTTTGGAATTGGCATGA